A portion of the Maylandia zebra isolate NMK-2024a linkage group LG9, Mzebra_GT3a, whole genome shotgun sequence genome contains these proteins:
- the commd3 gene encoding COMM domain-containing protein 3 isoform X2, whose protein sequence is MELSESVQRGLQSLADQSVFDHGSFQVLVDVSFRSLLSSHGDPTVLDQPEFNQIDQILLKQSHTAAVTFILEAVKQNADQSTISIGRGLPHITDASWRLEYHMKNGQVDKVNDSFYLISLNTENEGSSEDINFTCTVEQLQDLVGKLKDAAKTMEKASQM, encoded by the exons ATGGAGTTGTCTGAGTCTGTGCAGAGAGGGCTACAGTCTTTAGCAGACCAGTCCGTCTTCGACCACGGCAGCTTCCAGGTGCTGGTGGACGTGTCTTTCCGGAGTCTGCTCTCCTCTCACGGCGACCCCACAGTCCTCG aTCAGCCCGAGTTTAACCAGATAGACCAAATCCTGCTGAAGCAGAGCCACACAGCTGCCGTCACCTTCATACTGGAGGCGGTCAAACAAAACGCAGACCAGTCCACGATAAG cATAGGAAGGGGTCTACCTCACATTACCGACGCTTCGTGGCGCCTGGAGTACCACATGAAG AACGGGCAGGTGGATAAAGTCAACGATTCTTTCTATTTGATATCACTGAACACTGAG aaTGAAGGATCCTCAGAGGACATCAACTTTACTTGCACAGTGGAGCAGCTCCAG GATTTGGTGGGGAAGTTGAAAGACGCCGCCAAGACTATGGAGAAAGCCAGTCAGATGTGA
- the commd3 gene encoding COMM domain-containing protein 3 isoform X1 — MELSESVQRGLQSLADQSVFDHGSFQVLVDVSFRSLLSSHGDPTVLDQPEFNQIDQILLKQSHTAAVTFILEAVKQNADQSTISSSLEELTFSADRTEIFYSAYQKHKKDLERLLASIGRGLPHITDASWRLEYHMKNGQVDKVNDSFYLISLNTENEGSSEDINFTCTVEQLQDLVGKLKDAAKTMEKASQM; from the exons ATGGAGTTGTCTGAGTCTGTGCAGAGAGGGCTACAGTCTTTAGCAGACCAGTCCGTCTTCGACCACGGCAGCTTCCAGGTGCTGGTGGACGTGTCTTTCCGGAGTCTGCTCTCCTCTCACGGCGACCCCACAGTCCTCG aTCAGCCCGAGTTTAACCAGATAGACCAAATCCTGCTGAAGCAGAGCCACACAGCTGCCGTCACCTTCATACTGGAGGCGGTCAAACAAAACGCAGACCAGTCCACGATAAG TTCCAGCCTTGAAGAGCTCACATTCAGCGCAGACAGAACAGAAATATTCTACAGCGCATACCAG aaacataaaaaagattTGGAGCGTCTTTTAGCAAG cATAGGAAGGGGTCTACCTCACATTACCGACGCTTCGTGGCGCCTGGAGTACCACATGAAG AACGGGCAGGTGGATAAAGTCAACGATTCTTTCTATTTGATATCACTGAACACTGAG aaTGAAGGATCCTCAGAGGACATCAACTTTACTTGCACAGTGGAGCAGCTCCAG GATTTGGTGGGGAAGTTGAAAGACGCCGCCAAGACTATGGAGAAAGCCAGTCAGATGTGA